The DNA region TCGTACGCGACCTGCCCATGCCGTCCCTCGACCGCTTCGCCGTCCCCGTCGACAAGCCGGGCGTCACCTCGCACGAGCCCACCCGGGTCCTCGGCGATCTCCTCGAACAGATCATGAACGACACGTCGGGCCGTCGTGACTTCCGGCTCGTCGGCCCCGACGAGACCGCCTCCAACCGGCTGGGCGCCGTCTTCAACGCCAGCGGCAAGGCCTGGCAGGCACAGATGCTCCAGGTGGACGAACACCTGGACCGGCACGGCCGGGTCATGGAGATCCTCTCCGAACACCTCTGCCAGGGCTGGCTGGAGGGCTATCTCCTCACCGGACGGCACGGTCTGTTCTCCTGCTACGAGGCGTTCGTGCACATCGTCGACTCAATGGTCAACCAGCACATCAAGTGGCTCAAGACATCGAGGGAGTTGCCGTGGCGAGCCCCGATCGCCTCCCTCAACTACCTTCTGACGTCGCATGTCTGGCGCCAGGACCACAACGGCTTCTCGCACCAGGACCCCGGCTTCGTCGACCACGTCCTCAACAAGAGCCCCGAGGTCGTACGGGTCTATCTGCCGCCGGACGCCAACACCCTGCTCTCCGTGGCCGACCACGCCCTGCGCAGCCGCGACTACGTGAACGTGATCGTCGCGGGCAAGCAGCCCTGCTTCGACTGGCTCTCCATGGACCAGGCACGCGCCCACTGCGCACGCGGAGCGGGCATCTGGGACTGGGCGGGCTCCGCCAACGGAGACCGCGAACCCGACGTCGTCCTCGCCTGCGCGGGTGACGTCCCCACCCAGGAGATCCTGGCCGCCTCCGATCTGCTCCGGCGCCATCTGCCCGAGCTGGCCGTCCGCGTCGTCAACGTCGTGGACATGACCCGGCTGCTGCCACGCGCGGAACACCCGCACGGGATGGGCGACTTCGAGTACGACGGCCTGTTCACCACCGACAAGCCGGTGATCTTCGCCTACCACGGCTATCCCTGGCTGATCCACCGCCTGGCCTACCGCCGCACCGGCCACGCCAACCTCCATGTCCGCGGCTACAAGGAGATGGGCACCACCACGACACCGTTCGACATGGTCGTCCGCAACGACATGGACCGCTACCGCCTCGTCATGGACGTCATCGACCGCGTCCCCGGCCTCGGAGTCCGTGCCGCCGCCGTACGCCAGCGGATGGCGGATGCCCGTACCCGCCATCACGCCTGGATCCGCGAACACGGCACGGACCTGCCCGAGGTCGCCGACTGGTCCTGGACCGCCTGACATCCCTTGCACGGCAAAGGAGTTCATCATCGGACCGATAGACCTTCCGCAGCCGTCAGAGCCTCCAATGCGCCGGCCTGGGTGCGCCAGTCCGACGGGTTGGGGCTCGTGCCGGACCAGCGCTGGCCCAGGCGGTTGAGGGGGTCCCGGTCCGTGGCCCAGATCGAGTCGGCCTGCTTCGTCACGTAGGCCCGGTGGACGGTGGACCCGGTGGCGTCCGCCAGGTCGGCGAAGTGCCGTATGAAGATGCCCTTGAACTGCTTCTGGTTGTCGTCGCAGGAACCCGTGCCGACGTCGCAGGACTCGGTCAGCACGCCGCCGCGGGTCAGCGCCGGCGAGGACATCGCGGCGTCGGCCAGGCGCTTTGCCGTGTCCAGGTACCGGCCGGTCCCGGTGGACCGCCAGAGCTGGGTGAAGGCGCCGATGGCGAGGCCCTGGTTGTAACTCCACACGGTCTGGCCGTTGTTGCCGCAGTTCGCGTTCAGCCCGTCGTTGACCAGGCCGGAGGAGTTGATCAGCCCGCTGCCCAGGTACCAGTTCGCGGCCGTGGCCGCTCGCGAACTCCACACGGTGTCACCGGAGATCCGCTGGTGCAGCGAGGTGGTCAGCCACAGGTACTGCCCGTTGGTCACGGCGTTCTTGTACGTGCGCTCCCGGTCCCACCAGACACCGCCGCCGCACGTGCTCGGATCCCAGTACTTGTGCACGTAGTCGGCGATCGTCACGGCCTCGTCCAGGTAGCGCCGCTCGCCCGTGTAGTCGTACGCCGTCAGCCAGGCGATGGCCCACCAGCCCGCGTCGTCGATCGCACGGCTGATGAAGTGCCCCTCGATCGGGTCCGAACTGCGGGCCCCCGCGGGGAAGACACCGCGGTTCTGCTCGAAGGTACGGGAGATCACCCAGTCGTAGTCGTGCCGCCCGGTGCGCTCGGCGAAGTCGATGACCGAGGTGGTGGCGACGGCCGAGTTCCACCAACTGCTGCGCCACCAGCCCTCGTTGGTCTGGTACGACGCCATCAGCGCGTCCGCCCCCGCACGTGCCCGGGTCGGTGCCGGCCTGGCCCAGGCGGTGCAGCTGCCCTCCTGGTGGGAGGCCTCACGGCCACAGGCGCGGACGGCCCCGCCGTACAGCAGGCCCCGCGGGTCCCGGGTGGCGAACATGGCGGTCCGGGTCGAAGTCGCCCCGGACGACACGCTCGTACGGCCGAGGGAAGCGCCCTCGGGCCAGCTCGCGCCGGCGTCCCAGGAGCGGTCGAGCCAGATCTCGTCGCCCGCGCCACCGCCTCCGACGACGCCCCAGGCCATTCCGTTGCGTTGGTCGACATGCAGGCTGATGGTGCGGCCGAAGAGGGTGGCAGACGGTACGGGGGTGTCGTCGCCGGACGCGGTGGCGGGATCGGCGCCGTCGCAGAACGAGCCGTCGCACACCTTCGGATACGCCCAGTCGGTGCAGGTGACACCACCTGCGTCACCGCAGGCACGGATCCAGCCGCGCCGGTGCCCCACCGGGTCGGTGATGTTGTACATCAGCGTGCGGGTGCCGGTCCACGTGCCGGGGATGCCGGCCTTGCCGAGCAAGGGCTCCCAGGTGGCGCCCCGGTCCCAGGACCGGTCCAGCCAGGTCGCGTCGCCCTTCACGCCGTTGTCGATGCTCGCCCAGGCCATGTTGTCGGGGTCGGAGACATGCAGCCGGACGATCCGGCCGTTGATGGTCCTGTTCGGCACCGGGAAGGTGTCCTGCCGTGCCTTCGAAGGGTCCAGGGTGTCGCACGCCAGGGCACAGACCGGCGTCGCGGCACGGGCGGCGGGGGCGGGGAGGGCGACGAGGCCGGTCAGGGCCAGGAGCAGGGCCAGGAACAGGGTCAGGGGTCCGCCGAGGACCGGGTGGGGCCGGGCTGACATGACGTACCGCCAATCCGTGAGGACCGTACGCGGAAGGGAGGGGATGGCCGCCCGTGGAGGGCGGCCACCTTCAGAAGTGCCTGCTGTACGTGGGCGGTCGTGCTCAGGGCGCCCAGGGTGCCGAGATCGCCCACGTGGTGTCCGGGACGAAGCTCGCCGGGTTGTCCCAGGTGTGCGTGCCGCCCTGCTGGGCCAGCCAGAGCTCCGCGTTGATGTGCCGCAGGTACTGGCGGGGGAAGCCCGACGCCGACAGCCGGATGCCACCGCTGCCCTGCACCGGGCACCAGGTCGCGTCCTCCTTGTAGAGCGTGGAGTTGGCGTTCGCGTCGCGCCGGACGCGGAACTCGCTGTGGCGCAGGTACTCGCCCGGGTAGTTGCGGGACTCGAAGGAGTAGCAGAGCCGGTTGGCGAGACCGGGCTTCACCTTCCAGGTGGCGTCCTCCTTGAGCAGGGCGGTGCTGCCCGAGTTCACCACCTCGGTGAAGCCGAGCCCGTCCTTGTGACGGAGGTAGCGGTCGGTATGTCCCGGCGTGGTGACCCGGATCGACACGTACTGCTCCACCGGCAGTTTCACCGTCGGTCCGACCGTGCGGGACGCCGTGATGAGCGCCTGGTTGGCCGCCCGGACGCGGGCCTCGTCGACCTTGACGATCTGGCGGTCGTAGGTCAGCAGGCCGTTGGCCTCGTTCTCGACGTCCGTGATCTGCGTGTAGACGGCCGCCGACAGGCCGCCCGCCGGCATCGAGTTCTCCCGGATGCCGTCGAGCAGCCCGACGAGCCGGTCGTTGAGGGCGGACAGGCTCGGCTGGTCCTCGTAGCTGAACCCGCCGCCCGGATACCACTCGTGGCCGGAGACCCGGATGCCGAGACCTCCGTACTCGCCAAGCACGGAGGCGCGTACCGGCTCCGTCGGGGTGTTGCCGGGACCGACGTAGTTGTGGTTGTCGACCACGTCCCCGTTGCCGCCGTCCTGGGATCCGCAGCAGTTGACGCCGCTCATGTTGTCCACGAGGCGCGAGGGGTCGTACGACTTGACCATGTCCGCGATGCGGGCCTGGTCGTACTGGCCCCAGCCCTCGTTCTGGTTGACCCACAGGATCAGCGAGGGCGAGCTGCGGTGCTCGTCGATGATCGCGCGGTACTCGTTCTCCCACTGGGTGCGGGCCGCGGCTGACGGGCTCTTTCCACTGTCCATGGCCGGCATGTCCTGCCACACCAGCAGCCCCAGACGGTCCGCCCAGTAGAACCACCGCTGCGGCTCGACCTTGATGTGCTTGCGGACCATGTTGAAGCCCAGGTCCTTGTGCTTCTGCAGGTCGTACCTGAGGGCCGCGTCGCTGGGGGCGGTGTGGAGGCCGTCCGGCCAGTAGCCCTGGTCCAGGGTGCCGCTCTGGAAGACGAACGACCCGTTGAGCACGGGGCGTTGGACACCGTTCACATTCCGCACCGAGATGGACCGCATGCCCGCGTAACTGCCGACCCGGTCGGCGCCCGCGCTGCCGGTGAGCTCGGCCGTGACGTCGTACAGGAACGGGTCCTCCGGCGACCACAGACGGGCGTTGGGCACCGGTACGGAGAATTGTTGGCCGACCGATCCGGTGACACTGCCGACCTGTGTGCCGCCGTTGGAGACGGTGACCTTGACGCTCGCGCCGTCGGCCCCGGCCGCGCGCACCGTCACCCGGAGGGTGTTGTCCTGGAGGTTCGGGACCATGTCGAGCCGGGTGATGCGCGCGGCGGCGGTCGGCTCCAGCCAGACCGTCTGCCAGATCCCGGACGTGGCGGTGTAGAAGATGCTGCGCCCGGCGTGCGGGGTGACGTCCTGGATGCGCTGCTTGCCGACGGCCTGGCCGCCGGTCTGCGTGGCGTCGTACGTGGAGACGACGATCGTGTTGGTGCCGCCGCCGTTCAACAGCGGCGTGATGTCGTACGAGAACGAGTCGTAGCCTCCTCGGTGGACGGCCCCTGCCTGCTGTCCGTTGACCCAGACCGTGGTCTCCCAGTCGGAGGCGCCGAAGTTGAGCTGGACGCGGCGGGCGCCCCAGCCGGACGGGACCGTGAAGGTGCGCTTGTACCAGAGCTTGTCGTTCTCGGTGATCTTCCGTTGGATGCCCGAGAGCGCGGACTCCGGTGCGAAGGGCACCCGGATCTGCTCGCCGAAGGACGACGGCTGACCGGCGTCGCGGGATGTGACGGCGAAGTCCCAAATGCCGTTGAGGTTGGCCCAGTCGGGCCGGGTGAGCTGCGGTCGCGGATACTCCGGCAGCGGGTTGTCGACCGGGACCTGGTCGGTCCACGGAGTCGTCATGGGCGCTGGCTTGGGGGTCCAGGCCGCCGCGGCGGCATCGGCGGGAGCCGTGCCGGAGGAGAGGAGGCCGGTGACGGCGAGTGCAAGCACCGCGGCGGCGGTCGTGACGCGCCGCCAGGTGGATAGGGGTCTCAGCATGGTGATCGCTCCAGTGTCTCGGTGGCGCACGGAGGAACGCCGCCCGCAGGACGGTGGAACTGGTTCAACACGGGAGAGCTTGCTGCACGAACACCACAGCATTCACCCGGCCAATTGTCCAGACCAAGTGCAGACAACGTTGTCGGACGATCGATGAACTCCCGTCTCATGGCGCCGCGTTGAACAGGTCGAGGGCGCTCTGCTGCCGTGCCGCGTCCAGCTTGTCGACCGGGCCGAACCAGCGCAGTCCGTACTGGTCGAGAGCGTTGCGGTCGCTCGTGTGGGCACGGTCCGCCTGGCGTTGCAGGTAGGCGGTGTACGGGTGGTCGGGCAGCGCGGAGTTGAGCTTGCCCAGACCGCGGACGTGCGCGCCCTTGAAGGACGGCCCGTCGCCTCCGCAGTCGCCGCCCTCGCACGGGTCGCGCAGGATGCCGTCGGCGGTGTGGAGCGAGGAGGTCGAGGTCGCCGCGTCGGCGATCTGCCGTGCGCGGGTGAGCAGTGCGCCGTCGCCGGTCGCCCT from Streptomyces sp. NBC_00258 includes:
- a CDS encoding phosphoketolase family protein; the encoded protein is MTNVEHQDSTVLTDEELRTLDAHWRAANYLAVGQIYLLANPLLTEPLTPEHIKPRLLGHWGTSPGLNLVHTHLNRVIKARGLDALCVWGPGHGGPAVLANSWLEGSYSETYPDVSRDAAGMDRLFRQFSFPGGVPSHVAPETPGSIHEGGELGYSLAHAYGAAFDNPDLLVACVIGDGEAETGPLAASWHSNKFLDPVHDGAVLPILHLNGYKIANPTVLSRIPEHELDALLRGYGHEPIHVTSDDPREIHRAMAGAFDQALDRIALMQNTAREDGVTERVHWPMIVLRTPKGWTGPGEVDGEPVEGTWRAHQVPLSGVRENPDHLRQLETWLRSYRPEELFDVDGRPTAEVLACIPAGARRLGATPHANGGLLVRDLPMPSLDRFAVPVDKPGVTSHEPTRVLGDLLEQIMNDTSGRRDFRLVGPDETASNRLGAVFNASGKAWQAQMLQVDEHLDRHGRVMEILSEHLCQGWLEGYLLTGRHGLFSCYEAFVHIVDSMVNQHIKWLKTSRELPWRAPIASLNYLLTSHVWRQDHNGFSHQDPGFVDHVLNKSPEVVRVYLPPDANTLLSVADHALRSRDYVNVIVAGKQPCFDWLSMDQARAHCARGAGIWDWAGSANGDREPDVVLACAGDVPTQEILAASDLLRRHLPELAVRVVNVVDMTRLLPRAEHPHGMGDFEYDGLFTTDKPVIFAYHGYPWLIHRLAYRRTGHANLHVRGYKEMGTTTTPFDMVVRNDMDRYRLVMDVIDRVPGLGVRAAAVRQRMADARTRHHAWIREHGTDLPEVADWSWTA
- a CDS encoding glycoside hydrolase family 76 protein, with translation MSARPHPVLGGPLTLFLALLLALTGLVALPAPAARAATPVCALACDTLDPSKARQDTFPVPNRTINGRIVRLHVSDPDNMAWASIDNGVKGDATWLDRSWDRGATWEPLLGKAGIPGTWTGTRTLMYNITDPVGHRRGWIRACGDAGGVTCTDWAYPKVCDGSFCDGADPATASGDDTPVPSATLFGRTISLHVDQRNGMAWGVVGGGGAGDEIWLDRSWDAGASWPEGASLGRTSVSSGATSTRTAMFATRDPRGLLYGGAVRACGREASHQEGSCTAWARPAPTRARAGADALMASYQTNEGWWRSSWWNSAVATTSVIDFAERTGRHDYDWVISRTFEQNRGVFPAGARSSDPIEGHFISRAIDDAGWWAIAWLTAYDYTGERRYLDEAVTIADYVHKYWDPSTCGGGVWWDRERTYKNAVTNGQYLWLTTSLHQRISGDTVWSSRAATAANWYLGSGLINSSGLVNDGLNANCGNNGQTVWSYNQGLAIGAFTQLWRSTGTGRYLDTAKRLADAAMSSPALTRGGVLTESCDVGTGSCDDNQKQFKGIFIRHFADLADATGSTVHRAYVTKQADSIWATDRDPLNRLGQRWSGTSPNPSDWRTQAGALEALTAAEGLSVR
- a CDS encoding AbfB domain-containing protein, coding for MLRPLSTWRRVTTAAAVLALAVTGLLSSGTAPADAAAAAWTPKPAPMTTPWTDQVPVDNPLPEYPRPQLTRPDWANLNGIWDFAVTSRDAGQPSSFGEQIRVPFAPESALSGIQRKITENDKLWYKRTFTVPSGWGARRVQLNFGASDWETTVWVNGQQAGAVHRGGYDSFSYDITPLLNGGGTNTIVVSTYDATQTGGQAVGKQRIQDVTPHAGRSIFYTATSGIWQTVWLEPTAAARITRLDMVPNLQDNTLRVTVRAAGADGASVKVTVSNGGTQVGSVTGSVGQQFSVPVPNARLWSPEDPFLYDVTAELTGSAGADRVGSYAGMRSISVRNVNGVQRPVLNGSFVFQSGTLDQGYWPDGLHTAPSDAALRYDLQKHKDLGFNMVRKHIKVEPQRWFYWADRLGLLVWQDMPAMDSGKSPSAAARTQWENEYRAIIDEHRSSPSLILWVNQNEGWGQYDQARIADMVKSYDPSRLVDNMSGVNCCGSQDGGNGDVVDNHNYVGPGNTPTEPVRASVLGEYGGLGIRVSGHEWYPGGGFSYEDQPSLSALNDRLVGLLDGIRENSMPAGGLSAAVYTQITDVENEANGLLTYDRQIVKVDEARVRAANQALITASRTVGPTVKLPVEQYVSIRVTTPGHTDRYLRHKDGLGFTEVVNSGSTALLKEDATWKVKPGLANRLCYSFESRNYPGEYLRHSEFRVRRDANANSTLYKEDATWCPVQGSGGIRLSASGFPRQYLRHINAELWLAQQGGTHTWDNPASFVPDTTWAISAPWAP